The proteins below come from a single Gordonia sp. X0973 genomic window:
- a CDS encoding 3-oxoacyl-ACP reductase: MSESLRGRVAVVTGAGAGLGRAEAVGLARAGATVVVNDLAPALADSDVLDEIAAVGSRGVAVPGDISASETASEIMRTAVDDLGGLHIVVNNAGVVRDTMLFNMTDDEWDLVQRVHLRGHFLLNRNAAAHWRAAAKAGDGTTYGRLINTSSEAGLFGPPGQANYAAAKAGITALTLSASRALGRYGVTANAICPRARTAMTADVFGDAPVDGVDPLSPEHVVKLVTYLAGPSSAAVNGQLFVVYGPRVTLMAAPEIAEVFSAGGDDWAGDELDTALTSYFETRDPQVTFSASSLAN; encoded by the coding sequence GTGAGTGAATCTTTGCGCGGCCGCGTGGCCGTGGTGACCGGAGCCGGTGCCGGACTGGGTCGCGCCGAGGCCGTTGGCCTCGCGCGGGCCGGGGCCACCGTCGTCGTCAACGACCTCGCACCGGCATTGGCCGACAGCGACGTGCTCGACGAGATCGCCGCCGTCGGATCCCGCGGCGTCGCGGTACCCGGCGACATCTCGGCGTCGGAGACGGCGAGCGAGATCATGCGCACCGCCGTCGACGACCTCGGCGGCCTGCACATCGTCGTGAACAACGCCGGCGTCGTGCGCGACACCATGCTGTTCAACATGACCGACGACGAGTGGGACCTCGTCCAGCGCGTCCACCTGCGCGGCCATTTCCTGCTCAACCGCAACGCGGCGGCGCATTGGCGTGCGGCGGCCAAGGCCGGTGACGGCACCACCTACGGTCGGCTGATCAACACCTCGTCGGAGGCGGGTCTGTTCGGCCCGCCGGGACAGGCGAACTATGCCGCGGCCAAGGCGGGGATCACCGCCCTGACCCTCTCGGCCTCGCGCGCGCTGGGCCGCTACGGGGTCACCGCCAATGCGATCTGTCCGCGCGCCCGCACGGCGATGACCGCAGACGTCTTCGGCGATGCACCGGTCGACGGCGTCGATCCGCTGTCACCCGAGCACGTGGTCAAGCTCGTCACCTACCTCGCCGGGCCGTCGTCGGCCGCGGTCAACGGCCAACTGTTCGTCGTGTACGGTCCTCGGGTCACCCTGATGGCGGCCCCGGAGATCGCCGAGGTGTTTTCCGCCGGCGGCGACGATTGGGCGGGCGACGAACTCGATACAGCGTTGACCAGCTACTTCGAGACGCGAGACCCGCAGGTGACCTTCTCGGCCAGCTCGTTGGCGAACTGA
- a CDS encoding ferredoxin codes for MRISCDFDLCESNAICVGMAPDVFELDDDDYLVILQEDLPPARAEEMRQVVASCPKSALTLHE; via the coding sequence ATGCGCATCAGCTGTGACTTCGACCTATGTGAGTCCAATGCGATCTGTGTGGGGATGGCCCCGGACGTGTTCGAGCTCGACGATGATGATTACCTGGTCATCCTGCAAGAAGATCTCCCGCCGGCCCGCGCGGAGGAGATGCGTCAGGTCGTCGCGAGTTGCCCCAAGTCGGCACTGACCCTGCACGAGTAG
- a CDS encoding acyl-CoA dehydrogenase family protein — translation MRIAYSDEQEALRRELRAYFAALMTPERRAALTSSDGEIGEGDAYRDVVRQMGADGWLALGWPEEFGGQNRSMMDQLIFTDEAAIAGAPVPFLTINSVAPTIMHFGTDEQKKFFLPKIAAGELHFSIGYSEPGAGTDLASLRTTAVADGDEFVINGQKMWTSLIPYADYVWLAVRTDPEAKKHKGISMLVVPTTAEGFSYTTVHTMAGVDTSATYYSDVRVPKTALVGELGGGWPLVTNQLNNERVALCSAAPIQTALRETTQWAQQTKTPGGDRVIDTPWVRSNLARVHAGVEFLKLINWKIASQAGSGEAPSPADASATKVYGTEFATEAYRLLLQVIGPAATLRQGSTGAHLLGRLERFQRSSLILTFGGGTNEVQRDIIAMLALGQPYRR, via the coding sequence ATGCGCATCGCCTATTCCGATGAGCAGGAAGCCCTGCGCCGCGAGCTGCGCGCCTACTTCGCGGCCCTGATGACACCCGAGCGCCGCGCCGCGCTCACCTCGTCGGACGGCGAAATCGGCGAGGGCGACGCCTACCGCGACGTCGTACGCCAGATGGGGGCCGACGGATGGCTCGCCCTGGGGTGGCCGGAGGAGTTCGGCGGCCAGAACCGCTCGATGATGGACCAGCTGATCTTCACCGACGAGGCGGCGATCGCCGGTGCGCCGGTGCCGTTCCTGACGATCAACTCGGTCGCCCCGACGATCATGCACTTCGGCACCGACGAGCAGAAGAAGTTCTTCCTGCCCAAGATCGCCGCTGGTGAGCTGCATTTCTCGATCGGCTATTCGGAGCCGGGCGCGGGCACCGACCTCGCCTCGCTGCGGACGACCGCCGTCGCCGACGGCGACGAGTTCGTCATCAACGGCCAGAAGATGTGGACCTCGCTGATCCCCTATGCCGACTACGTCTGGCTCGCCGTGCGCACCGACCCGGAGGCCAAGAAGCACAAGGGCATCTCCATGCTCGTCGTGCCCACCACGGCCGAGGGCTTCTCCTATACGACGGTCCACACGATGGCCGGCGTCGACACCTCGGCGACGTACTACTCCGACGTGCGGGTGCCCAAGACCGCCCTGGTCGGCGAGCTCGGCGGCGGTTGGCCGCTGGTCACCAACCAGCTCAACAACGAGCGGGTCGCCCTGTGCAGCGCCGCACCGATCCAGACCGCGCTGCGCGAGACGACCCAGTGGGCGCAGCAGACCAAGACCCCGGGCGGCGACCGGGTCATCGACACGCCATGGGTGCGGTCCAACCTGGCCCGCGTCCACGCCGGCGTCGAGTTCCTCAAGCTCATCAACTGGAAGATCGCCTCGCAGGCCGGTTCCGGCGAGGCGCCGAGCCCGGCCGACGCGTCGGCGACCAAGGTCTACGGCACCGAATTCGCCACCGAGGCGTACCGCCTGCTGCTGCAGGTGATCGGACCTGCCGCGACGCTGCGCCAGGGCTCGACCGGCGCGCACCTGCTCGGGCGGCTGGAACGGTTCCAGCGCTCCTCGCTGATCCTGACGTTCGGCGGCGGCACCAATGAAGTCCAGCGCGACATCATCGCCATGCTCGCCCTCGGCCAGCCCTACCGGCGATAG
- a CDS encoding acyl-CoA dehydrogenase family protein codes for MDFKSDETTTELTGLARDIVAKVATPERIAELEAQAAPLHAQLWRELGAAGLIGLELPEDFAGVGGGRSTVDTAAVASELGRALAVVPYASTAIAVLPTLAGWAAADRDQWIARVAAGEALIAAAVDEDTVYDPFSPAATTLHDGRLRGTKVNVAFAVAADALLVTASGESGPVAVFVEAGAPGLTVTPAPSTGLLPTAQVDFDDVAVGPEQIVGHGADAVAALVQRLNLAACAEQRGIVDEALARTAQYAAEREQFDRKIGSFQAVAQRLADAYIDAQGLSLTTTQAAWLLAEGLDAGAAIDTAKFWAGQAGHRVSHTAVHVHGGVGLDTSHPTHRYFLRAKQNEYALAGEPIVLARLGDRIAAEPA; via the coding sequence ATGGATTTCAAGTCGGACGAGACCACCACCGAGCTGACCGGCCTGGCCCGCGACATCGTCGCGAAGGTCGCCACCCCGGAACGGATCGCGGAGCTCGAGGCACAGGCCGCACCGCTGCACGCCCAGCTGTGGCGCGAACTCGGCGCGGCGGGACTCATCGGCCTGGAACTGCCGGAGGATTTCGCCGGTGTCGGCGGCGGCCGCAGCACGGTCGACACCGCCGCCGTCGCGAGCGAACTCGGCCGCGCGCTGGCGGTCGTGCCCTATGCGTCGACGGCGATCGCCGTGCTCCCGACGCTGGCCGGCTGGGCCGCGGCGGATCGCGACCAGTGGATCGCGCGGGTCGCGGCGGGTGAGGCCCTGATCGCCGCCGCCGTCGACGAGGACACCGTCTACGACCCCTTCTCCCCCGCGGCGACGACGCTGCACGACGGGCGCCTGCGCGGCACCAAGGTCAACGTGGCCTTCGCCGTCGCCGCCGACGCGCTGCTCGTGACCGCCTCCGGCGAGAGCGGCCCCGTCGCCGTATTCGTCGAAGCCGGCGCCCCGGGACTCACCGTCACACCGGCGCCGTCGACCGGCCTCCTGCCCACCGCACAGGTCGATTTCGACGACGTCGCCGTCGGGCCGGAACAGATCGTCGGCCACGGCGCCGATGCCGTCGCCGCGCTCGTGCAACGCCTCAACCTCGCCGCCTGCGCGGAACAGCGCGGGATCGTCGACGAGGCGCTGGCGCGCACCGCCCAATACGCCGCCGAGCGTGAACAGTTCGATCGCAAGATCGGCTCCTTCCAGGCCGTGGCCCAGCGACTGGCCGATGCGTACATCGACGCGCAGGGCCTCTCGCTGACCACCACCCAGGCGGCCTGGCTGCTGGCCGAGGGACTCGACGCCGGTGCGGCCATCGACACCGCGAAGTTCTGGGCCGGCCAGGCCGGACACCGCGTCTCCCACACCGCGGTCCACGTCCACGGCGGCGTCGGACTCGACACCAGCCACCCGACGCACCGCTACTTCCTGCGCGCCAAGCAGAACGAGTACGCCCTCGCCGGTGAGCCGATCGTGCTGGCCCGGCTCGGTGACCGGATCGCCGCCGAACCGGCCTGA